A single Candidatus Limnocylindrales bacterium DNA region contains:
- a CDS encoding TonB-dependent receptor encodes MTHRHLLHCLRACAIAALVPATAFAQPQPTLEDIHDKQRRQEQQPQATQPDASVEEILVTGTSVTTAIDQARFSESIMDVLDAEDFAVTGDSGVVDALARVTGVTTVGDKYVFVRGLAERYSNTLFNFANLPSPDPVRRVVPLDLFPAGVMEQLSVQKTYAPYLPAEFSGGSVQLTTRAIPRERMFRLSLSTDFNDQTTFTDKTWLEGSSTDWSGFDGDHRDLPAGVPEGTDPLDGLSAEKQREIGLALRREYDLRELTLPPGFKLASAYANRFDTRIGDMGFILGLQAEDDWQYRKEHRQIAVDEIGTIGDRTTQKETENTIQYSILGSGEWSPLDSHRLKGTLFYTHLTSKRFIREDPRYSNDNDRYFYVETSEWEQQSLLTAQLEGDHSFSLLGDLGARWGLTYATAERVKPDTRQYTFDAARNKGCTDAADRPSGRPSCIDPTGLSTDVSNQRTWEDLSDNAWDAHLDLERPFKLSSAILSTLKGGAKYYNKQRQSEQRRFRFLPLLSPDDYVGLPVDDAFADDKIGPPNGWLLFNTTTPTDIYEGQEDILGVFLQTDIELGDQWRLTGGARWETSTQSIDMPLFPEANAELRHDGFFPAAELTWLFREDMQLRAAWSQTVNRPDLRELSAAEYIDPEDRNIYFGNSNLQVAELTNYDLRWEWYHDTSDSVQLAFFYKDLKSPIEERYLTSGSRRTWENADQGWLYGIELAFRQSLHPLGRHFENFHVRANGSWIQSEVEVPVSADVIDKRPLQGQSDWIVNAQLTYDDLPRALQATLAFNMAGPRIDAVGDPLNGLDDLEEQSFPVLDFVLKKTLTVFDHDLDFTLKARNLINARHEFTRDGVTERGYYDGRTFTIELAKDF; translated from the coding sequence ATGACTCACCGCCATCTTCTGCATTGCCTCCGCGCATGCGCGATCGCAGCGCTCGTACCGGCAACGGCCTTCGCGCAACCGCAGCCGACCCTGGAGGACATCCACGACAAGCAGCGACGGCAGGAGCAGCAGCCCCAGGCGACGCAGCCGGACGCATCGGTCGAGGAAATCCTCGTCACCGGCACGTCCGTGACCACCGCGATCGATCAGGCGCGCTTCTCCGAATCGATCATGGACGTTCTGGACGCGGAGGACTTCGCCGTCACCGGCGACTCCGGAGTGGTGGACGCACTGGCACGAGTCACCGGCGTGACGACGGTCGGCGACAAGTACGTGTTCGTACGCGGCCTGGCCGAGCGCTACTCGAACACGCTCTTCAACTTCGCCAACCTTCCCAGCCCCGATCCCGTACGCCGCGTCGTGCCGCTCGATCTGTTTCCGGCCGGCGTCATGGAGCAGCTCAGCGTCCAGAAGACGTACGCGCCTTATCTCCCTGCCGAATTCTCCGGTGGCTCGGTCCAACTGACGACCCGCGCAATTCCACGCGAGCGCATGTTTCGCCTCAGCCTCTCCACCGACTTCAACGACCAGACCACGTTCACCGACAAGACCTGGCTCGAAGGCAGCAGCACGGACTGGTCCGGCTTCGACGGCGACCACCGCGATCTTCCGGCAGGCGTGCCCGAAGGAACGGACCCACTGGACGGCCTGTCCGCGGAGAAGCAGCGCGAGATCGGCCTGGCCCTGCGGCGCGAATACGATCTGCGCGAGCTGACGCTCCCGCCGGGCTTCAAGCTGGCCAGCGCCTACGCCAACCGCTTCGACACGCGCATCGGCGACATGGGCTTCATCCTCGGGTTGCAGGCCGAGGACGACTGGCAGTATCGCAAGGAGCACCGGCAGATCGCGGTCGACGAGATCGGAACCATCGGCGACCGCACTACGCAGAAGGAGACCGAGAACACCATCCAGTACTCGATCCTCGGCTCCGGCGAGTGGAGCCCGCTCGATTCGCATCGGCTCAAGGGCACGCTCTTCTACACGCATCTGACGAGCAAGCGCTTCATTCGCGAGGATCCGCGCTACTCCAACGACAACGACCGCTACTTCTACGTCGAGACCAGCGAATGGGAGCAGCAGTCGCTGCTGACCGCGCAGCTCGAGGGCGATCATTCCTTCTCGCTGCTCGGCGACCTCGGCGCCCGCTGGGGCCTTACCTACGCCACCGCCGAACGCGTCAAGCCCGATACCCGCCAGTACACGTTCGACGCCGCACGCAATAAAGGATGCACGGACGCGGCCGACCGCCCGAGCGGCCGCCCCTCGTGCATCGACCCGACCGGCCTGAGCACGGACGTCAGCAACCAGCGCACGTGGGAGGATCTGTCCGACAACGCGTGGGACGCGCACCTGGACCTGGAGCGGCCGTTCAAGCTGAGCAGCGCCATCCTCTCGACGCTCAAAGGCGGCGCCAAGTACTACAACAAGCAGAGGCAGTCCGAGCAGCGGCGCTTCCGCTTCCTGCCGCTGCTTTCACCGGACGACTATGTCGGGCTCCCGGTGGACGACGCCTTCGCCGACGACAAGATCGGCCCACCGAACGGATGGCTGCTGTTCAACACCACCACGCCCACCGACATCTATGAAGGGCAGGAAGACATCCTGGGAGTGTTCCTGCAGACCGACATCGAGCTTGGCGATCAGTGGCGGCTGACGGGCGGCGCGCGCTGGGAGACCTCGACGCAAAGCATCGACATGCCGCTGTTTCCCGAGGCGAACGCCGAGCTCCGACACGACGGCTTCTTCCCTGCGGCCGAGCTGACGTGGTTGTTCCGGGAGGACATGCAGCTCCGCGCCGCGTGGAGCCAGACGGTGAACCGGCCCGACCTGCGCGAGCTGTCGGCGGCCGAGTACATCGATCCCGAGGACCGCAACATCTACTTCGGCAATTCGAACCTGCAGGTGGCGGAGCTGACCAACTACGACCTTCGCTGGGAGTGGTACCACGACACCAGCGACAGCGTGCAACTGGCGTTCTTCTACAAAGACCTGAAGAGCCCCATCGAAGAGCGCTATCTGACCTCCGGCAGCCGCCGCACCTGGGAGAACGCCGACCAGGGATGGCTCTACGGCATCGAGCTCGCATTCCGGCAGAGCCTGCATCCGCTGGGCCGTCATTTCGAGAACTTCCATGTCCGCGCCAACGGCTCCTGGATCCAGTCGGAGGTCGAGGTGCCGGTCAGTGCCGACGTCATCGACAAGCGGCCGCTGCAAGGGCAGTCGGACTGGATCGTCAACGCGCAGCTTACCTATGACGACCTGCCGCGCGCGCTGCAGGCGACGCTGGCCTTCAACATGGCCGGACCGCGCATCGACGCCGTCGGCGACCCGCTCAACGGCCTCGACGATCTCGAGGAGCAGTCCTTTCCCGTTCTCGATTTCGTCCTGAAGAAGACGCTGACCGTCTTCGACCATGATCTCGACTTCACCCTCAAGGCCAGGAACCTGATCAACGCACGGCACGAGTTCACGCGCGACGGCGTCACCGAGCGCGGCTACTACGACGGGCGGACGTTCACGATCGAGCTGGCCAAGGACTTTTGA
- a CDS encoding DUF4215 domain-containing protein produces the protein MQTNSRLAVIVTVFLACGVWSAPADAADEDGHRLCRRAIATGLKRWVEKSIKIRQQCRSRIVAGMLSSDTDCSGATTDPVMSRRLARADDQLERDIVLACHDADFTLLSYPGACPDAAGEFDGEDLAACIVSRGSDLLEQVLAIQYPSPPSFLRGHEAHCLVAAAGRARIMMTGELRGRLSCRLARESGELSQGVDCLAMPPPYGPGTGSDAHDEIILRAYLAWLTALPAACARIGLDDIRYEGCPASSDGGFDVHEFRRCIFDANTTAVFSLLDLAFPTDPVCGNGIPQEGEACDNGAANSDATPDACRTDCSLPRCSDGVTDAAETCDDGNLAALDGCDAACRMEFCGDGTVNDAPPEQCDDGNGVASDLCTPACRHAVCGDGFVCTSAACTSGPGGGAERCDNGVDNGPHGACQSDCSGFRYTCRITIGVTSSELLGGVTYQMDYPTAPGLLLGSGTSVRCSSLVPNALSSFFDNDGTRRLRHSVILASGVQAPAALARCSFATDDPQLAANAFALTLADASNPDFEPRQPVLAVTSVACE, from the coding sequence ATGCAAACCAATTCGAGGCTCGCCGTCATCGTCACGGTGTTCCTTGCCTGCGGTGTCTGGAGCGCGCCGGCTGACGCCGCCGACGAAGATGGACACCGGCTGTGCCGGCGCGCGATCGCGACAGGCCTGAAGCGCTGGGTCGAGAAGAGCATCAAGATCCGCCAGCAATGCCGCAGCCGCATCGTGGCCGGCATGCTCTCCTCCGACACCGACTGCTCGGGTGCCACGACCGATCCCGTCATGTCGCGCCGCCTGGCTCGCGCGGACGACCAGCTCGAGCGCGACATCGTCCTGGCCTGCCACGACGCCGACTTCACGCTCCTCAGCTATCCAGGCGCATGCCCCGATGCTGCCGGCGAGTTCGACGGCGAGGATCTCGCCGCATGCATTGTCAGTCGCGGCAGCGATCTTCTCGAGCAGGTGCTGGCGATCCAGTATCCATCGCCGCCCTCGTTCCTGCGCGGGCACGAGGCCCATTGCCTCGTCGCCGCCGCCGGGCGCGCACGCATCATGATGACCGGCGAGCTGCGCGGGCGTCTTTCGTGCCGGTTGGCGCGAGAGTCGGGCGAGCTTTCGCAGGGGGTCGATTGTCTGGCGATGCCGCCGCCGTACGGTCCGGGAACCGGCTCCGACGCTCACGACGAGATCATTCTTCGTGCGTATCTTGCGTGGCTGACGGCGCTGCCGGCCGCGTGCGCCCGCATCGGTCTCGACGACATCCGATACGAAGGGTGCCCCGCCTCCTCCGACGGCGGCTTCGACGTGCACGAGTTTCGTCGCTGCATCTTCGACGCCAACACGACGGCCGTCTTCTCTCTGCTCGATCTGGCGTTTCCGACCGACCCGGTCTGCGGCAACGGCATCCCCCAGGAGGGCGAGGCGTGCGACAACGGTGCGGCCAACTCGGACGCGACGCCGGATGCATGCCGCACCGACTGCTCGCTACCGCGCTGCAGCGACGGCGTGACCGATGCGGCCGAGACCTGCGACGACGGCAACCTCGCCGCCCTCGATGGCTGCGATGCCGCGTGCCGAATGGAGTTCTGCGGCGACGGCACCGTCAACGATGCGCCGCCCGAGCAGTGCGACGACGGCAATGGCGTCGCCTCCGACCTTTGCACGCCCGCCTGCCGGCATGCCGTTTGCGGCGACGGCTTCGTCTGCACGAGCGCTGCATGCACCAGCGGGCCCGGCGGAGGCGCCGAGCGTTGCGACAACGGCGTGGACAACGGTCCCCATGGCGCATGCCAGAGCGACTGCTCCGGTTTCCGCTACACGTGTCGGATCACGATCGGCGTCACCAGCAGTGAGCTGCTCGGCGGTGTCACCTATCAAATGGACTATCCCACTGCGCCTGGCCTGCTGCTGGGATCGGGCACCAGCGTCCGCTGCAGCTCGCTGGTGCCGAACGCACTATCGAGCTTCTTCGACAACGACGGCACCAGGCGCCTGCGGCACTCGGTGATCCTCGCATCGGGCGTCCAGGCGCCCGCGGCGCTGGCACGATGCTCGTTCGCCACCGACGACCCACAGCTTGCGGCGAACGCTTTCGCGCTGACGCTGGCGGACGCATCGAACCCCGACTTCGAGCCGCGACAGCCAGTGCTGGCCGTCACTTCGGTGGCCTGCGAGTAG
- a CDS encoding phosphatase PAP2 family protein has protein sequence MPKIVMVLQSGWVRVLDWDTQLLIASSRSRRWWLTRAMRALTRAGDTAGWFVHGAVLAALLPDGASHVQLLVAGAVVGTALSQLLKRLCRRSRPDHAIESFAASMANPDLFSFPSGHSTVAFAVATALSSAHPVLGGLELALATAIACSRVGLGAHYPLDVTAGVLLGVASGLAATLLV, from the coding sequence ATGCCGAAGATCGTGATGGTTCTCCAGAGCGGTTGGGTACGGGTTCTCGACTGGGACACGCAGCTTCTGATCGCGAGCAGCCGCTCGCGGCGGTGGTGGCTCACACGTGCGATGCGTGCGCTGACCAGAGCGGGTGACACCGCGGGATGGTTCGTTCATGGCGCGGTTCTGGCGGCGCTCTTGCCGGACGGGGCCTCGCACGTGCAGCTGCTGGTGGCAGGCGCCGTGGTAGGCACCGCACTCTCGCAGCTGCTCAAGCGCCTGTGCCGCCGGTCCAGACCCGATCACGCCATCGAATCCTTTGCCGCATCGATGGCCAATCCGGATCTCTTCTCTTTCCCGTCCGGCCACAGCACCGTGGCCTTTGCGGTAGCCACGGCGCTTTCGTCCGCTCATCCGGTTCTGGGCGGCCTGGAGCTCGCGCTCGCGACGGCCATCGCATGTTCCCGCGTCGGGCTGGGCGCGCACTACCCTCTCGACGTCACGGCGGGGGTTCTGCTCGGCGTCGCCTCAGGGCTCGCGGCAACGCTGCTCGTCTGA
- a CDS encoding putative DNA modification/repair radical SAM protein, whose product MDLQQKLAVLADAAKYDASCASNSGVQRTSRNSNGVGSVTGAGICHSFTPDGRCVSLLKILLTNYCIYDCLYCVNRVSSDVQRARFTPDEVVQLTLDFYWRNYIEGLFLSSGVIRNPDYTMEQVVAVARKLRVEHEFRGYIHLKTIPEASQALIDEAGRYADRISINIELPTRADLAQLAPEKNAERIQQAMGAIRERIDASAEERKDGAGGTGFAAAGQTTQMIVGATDAPDHTILQQATTLYSNYKLRRVYYSAFSPIPSASSKLPLLAPPLVREHRLYQADWLMRFYGFQAHEITSQAAPNLDLRIDPKLAWALRNRHAFPVDVNKAPRALLLRVPGLGVRNVDRIIQARRWSSVRLADLIRLRVPIKKALPFIEAADHHPGRELDSDRLAARLKPPPEQMDLFSAPEASVLDGQL is encoded by the coding sequence ATGGACCTGCAGCAAAAACTCGCCGTTCTCGCCGACGCCGCCAAGTACGACGCTTCCTGCGCCAGCAACAGCGGCGTCCAACGAACCTCGCGCAACAGCAACGGCGTCGGCTCGGTTACCGGAGCCGGCATCTGCCACAGCTTCACCCCGGATGGCCGTTGCGTGTCCCTGCTGAAGATTCTCCTGACCAACTACTGCATCTACGACTGCCTCTACTGCGTGAATCGCGTGTCGAGCGACGTGCAGCGTGCGCGCTTCACCCCGGACGAGGTGGTACAGCTCACGCTCGATTTTTATTGGCGCAATTACATCGAGGGTCTGTTTCTCAGCTCCGGCGTCATCCGGAATCCAGATTACACGATGGAGCAGGTCGTGGCCGTCGCGCGAAAGCTGCGCGTGGAGCACGAGTTTCGAGGCTACATCCACCTGAAGACGATTCCCGAGGCCAGCCAGGCGCTGATCGATGAAGCCGGGCGGTACGCCGACCGCATCAGCATCAACATCGAGCTGCCCACGCGCGCCGACCTGGCCCAGCTCGCGCCGGAGAAGAATGCGGAGCGCATTCAGCAGGCCATGGGCGCGATCCGAGAACGCATCGATGCGAGCGCAGAGGAGCGGAAGGACGGCGCGGGCGGCACGGGATTCGCGGCCGCCGGCCAGACGACGCAGATGATCGTCGGCGCCACCGATGCGCCCGATCACACGATTCTGCAGCAAGCCACGACTTTATATTCCAATTACAAGCTGCGGCGCGTTTACTATTCGGCGTTCAGCCCGATCCCGAGCGCGTCGAGCAAGCTGCCGCTCTTGGCGCCGCCGCTCGTGCGCGAGCATCGCCTCTACCAGGCCGATTGGTTGATGCGCTTTTATGGTTTCCAGGCGCACGAGATCACCAGCCAGGCAGCGCCGAACCTCGACCTGCGCATCGACCCGAAGCTCGCGTGGGCGTTGCGCAACCGACACGCGTTCCCGGTGGACGTGAACAAAGCTCCGCGTGCGCTCCTGCTGCGCGTGCCAGGGCTTGGCGTGAGGAACGTCGACCGGATCATCCAGGCGCGACGTTGGTCGAGCGTGCGCCTGGCAGACCTGATTCGCCTCCGCGTGCCAATCAAGAAAGCGCTGCCGTTCATCGAAGCAGCCGATCATCACCCCGGTCGCGAGCTGGACAGCGATCGCCTGGCTGCTCGCCTCAAACCTCCGCCCGAGCAGATGGATCTGTTCAGCGCGCCGGAGGCATCCGTGCTGGATGGGCAGCTTTAG
- a CDS encoding UdgX family uracil-DNA binding protein (This protein belongs to the uracil DNA glycosylase superfamily, members of which act in excision repair of DNA. However, it belongs more specifically to UdgX branch, whose founding member was found to bind uracil in DNA (where it does not belong), without cleaving it, appears to promote DNA repair by a pathway involving RecA, rather than base excision.), translating to MRLNNIEPNFESWQSAARGALHDELSPSDVVWNSSAGEPSLDLFGGAGRAVPAAQGSVDDDAHTGGAVGTERRAFRVPAAFLKTARVVALHSDESRWSLLYRVLWRLTHGEPKLLEIPTDRDVVALRHMEQEVRKDAYRMRQYVRFRETQLEGERWFVAWYEPEHESIQLNERFFADRFTNMRWSILTPKRCMHWNGEEISFSAGADKSRAPLADDVESLWITYYSSIFNPARVKVRAMKAQMPVRNWKNLPEANAIAPLLANAPIRVNAMIERSELQRVHDSDYSLAQPPQTRDWPLLRDAARTCKACPLWRNATCTVFGEGSLDARVVLVGEQPGNDEDLAGKPFIGPAGQVLDRALAAAGIGRSQLYVTNAVKHFQWEPRGKRRIHKRPGARDIAACRPWLEAELELLKPELVVALGATAARSLFDTQIGVTETRGRILDSRFGPTLVTIHPSALLRLPPGAQYESGFQKFVADLRQML from the coding sequence GTGAGACTGAACAACATCGAGCCGAACTTCGAGTCGTGGCAAAGCGCCGCAAGAGGGGCGTTGCACGATGAACTGTCGCCAAGCGACGTCGTGTGGAACTCCAGTGCCGGCGAACCCTCCCTCGACCTTTTCGGCGGCGCAGGTCGCGCCGTTCCCGCCGCGCAGGGATCGGTCGATGACGACGCACACACGGGCGGCGCTGTCGGCACGGAGCGCCGCGCCTTCCGCGTCCCAGCCGCGTTTCTGAAGACCGCGCGCGTCGTCGCCTTGCACTCGGACGAATCGAGGTGGTCGCTGCTCTACCGTGTGTTGTGGCGGCTCACCCACGGCGAGCCGAAGCTGTTGGAGATTCCCACGGATCGGGACGTTGTCGCTCTGCGGCACATGGAACAGGAAGTACGAAAGGATGCGTATCGCATGCGGCAATACGTCCGATTCCGGGAAACGCAGCTCGAGGGCGAGCGATGGTTCGTGGCGTGGTACGAGCCCGAGCACGAGTCGATCCAACTGAACGAACGATTTTTCGCCGACCGATTTACGAACATGCGCTGGAGCATCCTTACGCCAAAGCGCTGCATGCACTGGAATGGTGAGGAGATCAGCTTCAGCGCGGGTGCGGACAAGTCGCGTGCGCCTCTCGCCGACGACGTGGAATCGCTTTGGATCACGTACTACTCCAGCATCTTCAACCCCGCGCGCGTGAAGGTCCGCGCGATGAAAGCGCAGATGCCGGTGCGCAACTGGAAGAATCTTCCCGAAGCGAACGCCATCGCACCGCTACTCGCCAACGCGCCGATCCGCGTCAACGCCATGATCGAGCGCAGTGAATTGCAGCGCGTGCACGACAGCGACTACTCACTCGCCCAACCGCCGCAGACACGCGACTGGCCGTTGCTGCGCGATGCCGCGCGGACGTGCAAAGCGTGCCCGCTTTGGAGAAACGCGACGTGCACCGTGTTCGGAGAAGGCTCGCTTGATGCGCGCGTCGTCCTGGTCGGTGAACAGCCCGGCAATGATGAAGACCTCGCCGGCAAGCCATTCATCGGTCCCGCCGGTCAGGTGCTCGATCGCGCGCTCGCGGCGGCGGGGATCGGCCGTTCGCAGCTCTACGTCACGAACGCGGTGAAGCACTTCCAATGGGAGCCGCGCGGCAAACGCCGCATTCACAAAAGGCCGGGCGCACGCGACATCGCAGCATGCCGTCCATGGCTCGAGGCGGAATTGGAACTGTTGAAACCGGAACTGGTCGTCGCGCTCGGCGCTACCGCGGCCCGTTCGCTGTTCGACACGCAGATCGGCGTCACCGAGACGCGCGGGCGCATCCTCGATTCCCGATTCGGCCCCACGCTCGTGACGATTCATCCGTCCGCGCTGCTCCGCCTGCCGCCAGGAGCGCAATACGAGTCCGGGTTCCAGAAGTTCGTCGCCGACCTGCGCCAGATGCTCTAA
- a CDS encoding NAD(P)/FAD-dependent oxidoreductase encodes MADSYEVVVVGAGPNGLTAATCLARAGYRVLVMEAKGVAGGGCRTAELTLPKFHHDVCAAIHPMGLASPVFRELELERHGLEWVRCPLPLAHAFSSGSAAVLERSLEATASALGRDGPAWRDLLRPFVDSHDAFFEDILRPIRWPKHPLLMARFGAVAVRSCANVIRRFHTKGARALFAGCAAHSFLPLEALASASFGLALAVAAHAFDWPCARGGSQAIVDALLRCLCEHGGALQTDTVVRSLGDVPESRAVLFDLTPRQIAAIAGEALPSGYRRRLERFRYGPGVFKIDWALRGPIPWKNPDCRRAATVHIGESFEEIAASEDDAFHGRVSERPFVLVAQQSLFDATRAPAGQHTGWAYCHMPHGCDLDVTARIEQRIEACAPGFRDQILARHVMTSSDIERHNANMIGGDIGGGANVLRQFLFRPVPRWNPYTTPNPRLFLCSSSTPPGGGVHGMCGYWAAQAVLRRLG; translated from the coding sequence GAACGGCCTGACGGCAGCGACGTGCCTGGCGCGGGCCGGCTACCGTGTGCTCGTGATGGAGGCGAAGGGCGTTGCGGGCGGGGGCTGTCGCACCGCCGAGCTCACGTTGCCGAAATTCCATCACGATGTTTGCGCGGCCATCCACCCGATGGGTCTGGCGTCGCCGGTCTTTCGTGAGCTCGAGCTCGAGCGCCATGGACTGGAGTGGGTGCGGTGCCCGCTGCCGCTCGCGCATGCCTTCTCCAGCGGCAGTGCGGCCGTGCTCGAACGTTCCTTGGAGGCGACCGCTTCGGCGCTGGGAAGGGATGGTCCCGCGTGGCGTGACCTGCTCCGGCCGTTTGTCGACTCCCACGACGCGTTCTTCGAGGACATCCTGCGGCCAATTCGCTGGCCGAAACACCCATTGTTGATGGCGCGATTTGGAGCAGTCGCCGTCCGCTCGTGCGCCAATGTGATTCGCCGGTTTCACACAAAGGGTGCGCGCGCCCTGTTCGCGGGCTGCGCAGCGCATTCGTTTCTCCCGCTCGAAGCCCTCGCCAGTGCATCGTTCGGATTGGCACTCGCCGTCGCCGCGCATGCATTCGACTGGCCGTGTGCACGCGGCGGGTCGCAGGCGATCGTCGATGCGCTGCTGCGTTGCCTGTGCGAGCACGGCGGCGCACTTCAGACCGACACGGTCGTCCGCTCTCTCGGCGACGTGCCAGAATCCAGAGCGGTATTGTTCGATCTGACGCCGAGACAAATCGCTGCCATCGCCGGCGAAGCGTTGCCGTCAGGCTATCGGCGGAGACTCGAACGGTTTCGCTACGGCCCCGGCGTGTTCAAGATCGACTGGGCGCTGCGCGGCCCGATCCCATGGAAAAACCCGGACTGCCGGCGCGCCGCGACTGTCCACATCGGCGAGAGCTTCGAGGAAATCGCCGCGTCCGAGGATGATGCCTTTCATGGCCGCGTTTCCGAGCGTCCGTTCGTGCTCGTCGCGCAGCAGTCCTTGTTCGATGCGACGCGCGCCCCGGCCGGGCAGCACACCGGGTGGGCTTACTGTCACATGCCGCACGGGTGCGATCTGGACGTGACGGCGCGAATCGAACAACGCATCGAAGCGTGCGCGCCAGGTTTCCGCGATCAGATCCTGGCCCGCCATGTCATGACCTCCAGCGACATCGAACGTCACAATGCGAACATGATCGGCGGCGACATCGGCGGCGGCGCGAATGTGCTGCGACAGTTCCTCTTCCGCCCGGTGCCGCGCTGGAATCCCTACACCACGCCCAATCCGCGCCTCTTCCTCTGCTCGAGCTCGACTCCGCCCGGGGGCGGCGTGCATGGGATGTGCGGCTATTGGGCGGCGCAGGCCGTCCTGCGGCGGCTCGGTTAG